A region of the Oncorhynchus gorbuscha isolate QuinsamMale2020 ecotype Even-year linkage group LG02, OgorEven_v1.0, whole genome shotgun sequence genome:
TTCACCACTACAGATTCCAACTTTAAAGCTGGAGTCCTTCACGGTAAAACTGCCACACCCATTTGCGATATgacaacaacaaagaagttactgcaaacaatGAACTGTGTTTTTCTCTCGAACATGATTGGACGCGAGATAGAACAGCAGTGTTTATAGTGCATTTATTTTTACCATGAGACCCAACGCTCCCCAGCTCTGcttcgtcaacaaaacaaaaacagccgTGGCGCAGTTTCCCCTACTGCGGATTCTATCTTTAAGGCTATAGATGAGACATGTGGGTTTGTGACTAAAGCAATTAGAAGGATCTGAGACGTTACCATTATTAACAAGGCAGGGTTAGGGGAAGATGTGAATGTACATAAGGTAGAGGTTTATGCATGCCAAGGTAAGTAGTTCAcaagggatgggaggagaaaagagaggggcaAACTCAACACATTGCTAAATCATCTTTGCCTCAAGTTGAAATAAATGATTGTTTAACGGCATTTGGGAACCTCTGCAAGTCTATGTGAGTTGACATTTTTTGACCTATCACATGGGTAGAGGGTAATGTGATGTGACAATTTCAGTAATGAATCAGTCCCTGACTATGAGTGCTCTAACCAGGGCCTGACGACTATCCCTGGAATACCCTGGAGTGATGTCATTCAGTTCATTTGATGTATAGTTCACAAATTAAAGACGGAGCTACAAAAAGCAGACACGGAGACCCTCCAGAACAAGGGTTTAATCTGGTGTATATTCGCTTTCTGTATTTTTGACTTATTTTTGTATTCTTTTGAAAAAGGATTGACTGGTGATTTGACAGGCTAGGATGCCTCTGTATTTGCTCGTCAGCAGGAGCATGATGTCTACATGATTATTGTAATAAAACTGTAAAATGTATAGAGTATTAAGAGGATATGCAGTGTCTGCTGTTTATTGTCCCTGAACACTCATCAGTATGGATTCTGTATCAAAGTTGTAGCCAAGCTTTACTTCCATGCACAGCTTCGATATTATTACAGCATCCGGGAGCCGAGGCTCCATAATTATATATGGAGCCTATTAACGccaaatgcaacaatttcaaagattttactgagttacagttcatataaggaaataagtcaatgtaaataagtctcttatggtagagaaattaacataaaattatcttgacaacagctctggtggacattcctacagtcaacatgccaattgcaggctacctcaacttgagacatgtgggggacaaaactgcacattttagagttgccttttactgtccccagcacaaggggtacctgtgtaatgatcatgctgtttaatatcTGAGGGGTGTGGGggactgccttaatcgacatccatggCACACAGGGAACAGAatagctcagggatttgatccagcaacctttgggttactggcccaaagctctaaccactaggctacctgccacccgttACAATCATAGTACCTGCACTCATTGGTCACACTGGCCAGGGACTCAGTCTGTAGATCCAAAATAGTCTTTGTGCTTCTTTAAATGTTCATCATGGGGAAACTGGTGTAGTAACTTAAATGTTGCTAGATTAATGTGGATAATAAATTATGTCCACTAAAGTAGGCTGATGTTAAATGTTTATTGTTGAACATATGGAGTAATTGAGTTAGCTGGTTTGGGACTAAAGCAGTTGAAAGGATCTGAGATGTAAGCATTATTAACAAGGTGTCACgggattcttctgttgaaggGAAGGCGGACCAAAACGCGGCGTGGTTTATGTTCTTCTTGatatttaattaaagaaagtactgaacactgaatacaaaaacaataaacaaaatgaCCGTGAAGCTAAATGAGAACTGTGATgacacaagcaatcaacatagacaatcacccacaaacaaacagtgcaacccaggctacctaagtatgattcttaatcagagacaactaatgacacctgcctctgattgagaaccatactaggccgaaacatacaaatccccaaatcatagaaaaacaaacagactgcccacccaactgaTGCCCCCTGACcgtactaaataaatacaaaacaaaggaaataaaggtcagaacgtgacacaaggCAGGGTTAGGGGAAGATGCCCTTCCGCTGCACCACATCCAAGGGAACATGCTTTCATCGTGCACTGTCCTCAGATGCCTCAGCATCTTGTCATTGAGGTTAAAGCTCTTTCCACAGTGGGTACAGAGGAAGGGCTTTGCCTGGGAGTGAAGAAGCTTGTGTTTTGTCAGGTTGTGGCTGTGATGCAAGccctcccacacacactgcaGCGGAATGGCCTTTTTCTGTGTAGATGTTGCTGTTTCTCCTGCAGCCCTTTCAGCTGAAAACAGACGTCCCCACAGTCTATACATGTATAAGTGGTCTCACCTGTGTGGGTCCTCGTAAGATTTCTGATAATATTTGTCCCTGAACTGCTTTCCACACTATTATACTATTATTGATTCTGGGGTGGTGGGTCAGGCATGTCTGAGAAGTAAAGGTTTGGTCACAGTCAGTGAAATTTAGGGAAGGCACTGCAACTGTGTTTACTGACAAAGTCAGCCTGTTTGTAGTTCTTACCACAGTCAGGACAGCAGTGGCTTGGTCTATGGGAGGGATCTTTTGTTTTTACGTTTCAGGTAGGAGAGGGTCTCAGCAGTGTTAGGGCTGGACGAGGAGATGATGGGCAGATACACATCTCTTGGCCCTCCCAGAGACAGGCATCTGATTTGCTATGTTTCTTAGCTGACCCCTCTCAATCTTTTCAGTATTTCTAGCCATGTCAATAGACTGTCCTGATCTCAACCTTTACTTCAGACTAGCTATTGTATTTTATCTCTTCCTTAACCCAGTCCTCATGTTCAGCAAAATCATCTTCCCCATCAAGTCTCCTATCCTCACTGTAAATGTCATCCAGATGTCTGGCATCTTATATTGAAACTAAAGTACAGGCAGACTCGACACATCTATCCTCTTCAGAAACAACCCTGGGCACAGCCCTGTGACTTTAATCTTCTCACAGTTAACTGTAGGTTCTGCATGTCTTAAAAATTGAAATAGACATATCAACAAATGCATTCCAATAAACCCACAATATTTGTAGGCAACATATGAGTAAGAAATACTCAAAACATGATCTGTCCATACCCTGctgtttcttctctctgttgGTCTACAGAGTACCCTTCTCCATCAGAGTGGTTGTCCATCTCACTGCTCTACTCCCCAGGTGTGTTGTTCAGGTACTCCTTAGCCATGCAGATAGTTTCCTCAATCTCCTGGGGGCACTGTTTCAGCACTCAGTCTCCAACGTCTTTGGGGAGAAGGGATGCAGAACTCTGCAGGGCCACACACCTCACCACATTCACAGCTGTCCTCCTCGGAACCAGTAATGGGCAGCACTCTCCAGCCCTTTCCCCAGCTCCCTAGGCGGTCTCTCTGGGTCGTACCTTATAGAGCTGAAGCCCTGCTGCTGTAGTCTCTGTTCTGCCCTGACTGGGCTCAGGCTTGATCCTCCACTTCCTCCAGCTTCACATTGGGCTCCATTCTCCTGAGCACCTCCTTCTCCAGTAACTGTACCATAGAGTCTGGATCTCTCCCTGTACAGTCAGGGCTTGTAGCTGCTGTCTGTGCACTGCTAGTAGGTCTGTAAATAACCGCCCCACTTCCATGGTTCCACTCTTGGAGTCTATGATTATAAACATTTGGTAATGATTGTGCCACTGGGCAATGACGATAACTTGGATGTAACTTTATAATACATTCTGTGAAAATACAACGTTGATAGCCACCTAAGCCTTGATTGGATATGTTTCTAACACGTGATCTAAGAGGTTGTGAAAGTTTAAAAGGCTGTACGTCTGGCTAGtgtaaagaattgctattctcttatgcaagtgatcagcctactgctaaatacatggctacaactcacagtaaagcctgtggggtcccctacaggatagctcccacattacacactgactgccaaaccagcgcacacacacagtctcctttagctgaacggatgtgacggcgggattctagagtgacggacggcccagctgagccaatggcggaagactacagacggacggcccagctgagccaatggcggaagactacagacggaccgcccagctgaaccaatccaaagatccgatctcccaggatcaacctactttctgttttgtataaattgtattgtaacggttcactctttctcttttcctgctgttctgtgcgagcgaaCGGGAGAGCCGTATttacgtgtaccagatattctcactctgaataaactgtcgcttgtaTAGTACAATTTTaacaccttgtctgaatcgatccttgacCGGCTCCCTCATCTACATAACATTTTATCAACACTAGCTAACTCATTTAAATGTATATCTGGATGAGGGATAACGTTAGCTAACTGGCCTAGCTGACCAGACAGCTATAGACAACTTTCACCGACTATCAAGCTGACCAAAACCACAGGTAGAAAAATAACGTTACTGACCGTGAGGCTAAGGCTTCTTTTGGTATTTTACTCGTATTGTATTTCGTGCAAGTTAGTCTACAGTTAGCTAGATACCGTTACGTAAACAGTTTTATATTGTTTCCGGGTGTACCATTTGATTGTGACGACGCCTGTGTGGTGTAACATTGTAAACATTCCTCTCGTCCATTGTTGTCAAAATATTAtttgtagctagcaagctactgAAACGTCCACGGCGAGTAATTAACAATCACAGGTAAATTATATTACTTTGAgttatgttctattctgtgtaATACCTTTTCAGATAATATAATTTTgctgtctttaaaaaaaacaacaacgtttAAATCTCCCACTTAACGTTGTCCACCTTGCTAACTAGTTATGTTGCAGTGAAGCTACTGGAAATTTGACTCTAATAATTAGCTAGCAATGATTTTGGGGTAATATATGCCTTTGTGATCCAGTAGTCCATTTATTTGACTGCTCTCACCATAGGCACCTGCAATCAATATGAATGTAGTTGAGTTCCTGGTGTCCCTGCTGGATGTGCATAAACAACAGCTGAAAGCGCTGACTAGACAGGGGGAGATCCAGGAAAAGGTCCTCAGCCAGCTGGTCAAGGATGGTTTAACCAAAACCCTTGACCGGTCTTCACCGCAGGATGAAGAGGAACAGAGAAGGCCTGGGATGACAACAGGGAGAGATAAAGACCCAGAGGACTGGGTTGCTAGGCTGACTGGGCTGCTGCAAGAGGAGACACAGAAGAAGAGTCAACCGATCAGACCCCAGGGGTTGACTAATGCCTCCCAGACCACGGTACAGGGACAGATGTGGACTGTGGAGGACAAGAGCAGGCAGGACTTCCTGTCCTTGAGGTACGACACCCAGAAGGGAGCCAGAGAGCTGGGGCAGAGGCTTGACTCGGCTGCTAAGCACTGGCTTAGGCCTGACCTAAGGACTGCTGCACAAGTAGAGCAGTGTGTTGCTATGGAGCAGTTTCTGTCCCTATTGCCAAAGGAGGCTGGTGCCTGGGTGCAGAAGCAGCAGCCCAGGGATATGGAGGAAGCAATCAGCATGGCTGAGCAGCGGCTTGGGTCTGGGGTCTTCACCGTCTCCTCGCCTGcccctacacagacagacacagcacaGAGCTCAACAGAGGCACATGAACAAGGGTAGGTCAATGTGTGGCTGCTATTGAGCTTATCGTATCTTCAGTTATTCTATCATCCTCAGTGTTTTAAGTTTTTAATTTTTAAGTCACATTCAGATCACAACAACGATTCACTATGATTAACCTTTATCTCTTGAAATGTATGTGCCCTTGattgtatttcattttttaaatttaaaggAGTGTCAAGATGCAGAGCACCAGTAATCAGCCAGATGCTTTGACCAAGTCATTTCTCAACCAGCTGGAGACAGTTAAACTGGAGTCTGTCCATTTCAGCCTTGAGATTCCTGACGTGGGGATGACCAGCTATCAGGAGGAGCAGGATGAGCATAAGAGGGTCCCAGAGGAAGGGTCCATCTTTGTGTGTAAGCAGGAAGTGGAAGATCCTGACTGGCATCAGGAGAGTGCTCCTCCAGAGCCCATCCAAATGTCTGTGAGAACAACAGAACATGAAAGCATGTCTGTGGACACACCTTACATCTTCCTTCCCAGAAacaaccctctctcctccaccataTACACGCATCCAACACCCACAGTGTCCAGTCAGATCCCCTCCCCACAGTCACCCCCACCCCTAGCTCCTGACGCCTATCATCCACATGTCCAGGACAGCCCAGTGATAGCCGGACTGCGGAGTAATGCTTCTAGTGACGAGACTGAGCTTACTGCCAGGTACACAAGGCTAATCTCTGAAGATGGACAGTTGACCTGGGGGGCCCTCTCGGGTGTTCCTTCACCCTCCTTCCACACTCGCCAGTTATCACCCTCGCCCTCCCATCAGTGCCCAGACTGTGGCTGCTGCTTCGCCCAGCAGAGGAACCTGGAGGAGCACAGGAATATTCACACGGGAGCGAGGCCCTTCGTCTGTGGGGTGTGTGGGAAGGCCTTCTGCCACCGCCGCACCctcaacaaacacacacgcatccACTCCTGGGAGAGACCCTTTCAATGTACTGACTGTGGACAGACCTTCAAACTCAAAGACAACATGAAGAGGCACCAGGTTTCCCACAGCAAGCCAGGGCCAGGGGCACGTCACCTCTCTCACTCACGCTGATACTCTAACTATCAGCACTTCACCTGGCTGGGAGGAGGCCTGGTGAGAATTGACACACAACAAGGACTTGAAGTAGGACTGGTCAGGTGGCTTTCTCTGTAAATGTCCTACATAGGCAGATGTATTTGTGAGAAAACTACCAGTGTTTTCTGTTGGCGTGTTCCATAAACAGAGGACACTGCTTTGGGTTTCACAGGTGAACTGGTTGGTGGAACATCGCTCCCATGTTTCCATATAAACAAGCTCAAATTAATTGTTCtttattcattttttttgtaGATACCCTTGATCCAAGATAGAGGTATTTCATGCATTTTGATATTGTGATAGTtaatctttaattatttgttattattatcatGGTAGTACTTATTTTCAGAACAGAGATCAGAAAACATTGTGTGACAGtgtactgtatttatttttagAATCAATATGTTTTATGCAtgatgtatgtacagtaccagtcaaaagcttggacacctTCATTCAcgggtttttctttctttgactattttctacgttgtagaataatagaagacataaaatctatgaaataacacatggaatcatgtagtaaccaaaagtgttaagtaaatcaaaatatattatagattcttcaaagtagccaccctttgccttgatgacagctttgcacacacttggtattctctcaaccagcttcacctggaatgcttttccaacagttttgaagaagttcccatatatgctgagcacttgttggctgcttttcctttattctgcagtccaactcatcccaaaccatctgaattgggttgaggttgggtgattgtggaggccagatcatctgatgcagcactccatcactctcctccttggtcaaatagcccttacacaggctggaggtgtgttgggtcattgtcctattgaaaacaaatgatagtccaactaagagcaaactagatgggatggcataACGCTGCGGAATgctttggtagccatgctggttaagtgggcctttaattctaaataaatcacagtgtcaccaacaaagcaccatcacacctcctccatgcttcacagtgggaaccacacatgtggagatcattggttcacctactctgcgtctcacaaagacagcagttggggtaaaaaaaataaaacatttggactcgtcagaccaaaggacagatttccacccgcCTAATGTACATTTTCGTGTTTCCCGGCCCAagcaattcaattcaagggctttattggcatgggaaacatgtgttaacattgccaaagcaagtgaggtagacaacatacaaagtgaatatataaagtgaaaaacaacaaaaattaacagtaaacattacacatacagaagtttaaaaacagtaaagacattacaaatgtcatattatatatatatatacaatgtacaaatagttaaaggacacaagataaaatgaataagcataaatatgggttgtatttacaatggtgtttgttcttcactggttgcccttttctcggcaacaggtcacaaatcttgctgctgtgatggcacactggaatttcacccaaaagatatgggagtttttcaaaattggatttgttttctaattctttgtggatctgtgtaatctgggggaaatatgtctctctaatatggtcatacattgggcaagaggttaggaagtgcagctcagtttccacctcattttgtgggcagtgagcacatagcctgtcttctcttgagagccatgtctgcctacggcggcctttctcaatagcaaggctatgctcactgagtctgtacatagtcaaagctttccttaattttgggtcagtcacagtggtcaggtattctgccgctgtgtactctctgtgtagggccaaatagcattctagtttgctctgtttttttgttaattctttccaatgtgttaagtaattatctttttgttttctcatgatttggttgggtctaattgtgctgttgtcctggggctctgtagggtgtgtttgtgtttgtgaacagagccccaggaccagcttgcttaggggactcttctccaggttcatctctctataggtgatggctttgttatggaaggtttgtgaatcgcttcctcttaggtggttgtagaatttaacggctcttttctggattttgataattagtgggtatcggcctaattctgctctgcatgcattatttggtgttttacgttgtacacggaggatatttttgcagaattctgcgtgcagagtctcaatttggtgtttgtcccattttgtgaagtcttggttggtgagcggaccccagacctcacaaacataaagggcaatgggctctatgactgattcaagtatttttagccaaatcctaattggtatgttgaaatttatgtttcttttgatggcatagaatacccttcttgccttgtctctcagatcgttcacagctttgtggaagttacctgtggcgctgatgtttaggccaaggcaagtctcttcttattattggtgtcctttagtagtagtttctgtgcagcaattcgaccatgaaggcctgattgtcATGCAGTTTCCTCTGAaaggttgatgttgagatgtctgttacttgaactctgaagcatttatttgggttgcaattcctgaggctggtaactctaatgaacttatcctcttcagcagaggtaa
Encoded here:
- the LOC124009240 gene encoding zinc finger and SCAN domain-containing protein 26-like isoform X2, whose amino-acid sequence is MTTGRDKDPEDWVARLTGLLQEETQKKSQPIRPQGLTNASQTTVQGQMWTVEDKSRQDFLSLRYDTQKGARELGQRLDSAAKHWLRPDLRTAAQVEQCVAMEQFLSLLPKEAGAWVQKQQPRDMEEAISMAEQRLGSGVFTVSSPAPTQTDTAQSSTEAHEQGSVKMQSTSNQPDALTKSFLNQLETVKLESVHFSLEIPDVGMTSYQEEQDEHKRVPEEGSIFVCKQEVEDPDWHQESAPPEPIQMSVRTTEHESMSVDTPYIFLPRNNPLSSTIYTHPTPTVSSQIPSPQSPPPLAPDAYHPHVQDSPVIAGLRSNASSDETELTARYTRLISEDGQLTWGALSGVPSPSFHTRQLSPSPSHQCPDCGCCFAQQRNLEEHRNIHTGARPFVCGVCGKAFCHRRTLNKHTRIHSWERPFQCTDCGQTFKLKDNMKRHQVSHSKPGPGARHLSHSR
- the LOC124009240 gene encoding zinc finger and SCAN domain-containing protein 26-like isoform X1, which codes for MNVVEFLVSLLDVHKQQLKALTRQGEIQEKVLSQLVKDGLTKTLDRSSPQDEEEQRRPGMTTGRDKDPEDWVARLTGLLQEETQKKSQPIRPQGLTNASQTTVQGQMWTVEDKSRQDFLSLRYDTQKGARELGQRLDSAAKHWLRPDLRTAAQVEQCVAMEQFLSLLPKEAGAWVQKQQPRDMEEAISMAEQRLGSGVFTVSSPAPTQTDTAQSSTEAHEQGSVKMQSTSNQPDALTKSFLNQLETVKLESVHFSLEIPDVGMTSYQEEQDEHKRVPEEGSIFVCKQEVEDPDWHQESAPPEPIQMSVRTTEHESMSVDTPYIFLPRNNPLSSTIYTHPTPTVSSQIPSPQSPPPLAPDAYHPHVQDSPVIAGLRSNASSDETELTARYTRLISEDGQLTWGALSGVPSPSFHTRQLSPSPSHQCPDCGCCFAQQRNLEEHRNIHTGARPFVCGVCGKAFCHRRTLNKHTRIHSWERPFQCTDCGQTFKLKDNMKRHQVSHSKPGPGARHLSHSR